A genomic segment from Actinomycetota bacterium encodes:
- a CDS encoding TldD/PmbA family protein, with protein MSENLNDIITYTLNHLKSRGLDEYEVFGTASHDNEIEVYQQDIESLSVSKSKGIGIRVLRHQSVGYAYTSNLSPEHILECIKRAISNAKVTHKDKFNYLPVRKDYLYQQKPIDLELLYDPCFYDYSIEDKIKAAKTLEAITQAEDKRIIGISNSSYRDSAVEVVLANSNGFLDSYKKSWCYLYVNAISRQGDDTSTGDYFSTGKHLGEINLEDIARQAAKRSTSLLGGRKIKSVKADILLDPLVAAQFLNLIAEALTADSVQKGKSLFKDKIGKKLFSLDIDIYDDGIMASGLASAPFDGEGVFKGKTKVFDKGILKTYLYNTYTARKDNTKSTGNASRNSYRSVPSVGINNFYLEPKKLNFSQILSETGSGFYVMDIIGLHSGANAVTGDISVGAKGLWLEEGSMAYPVKEVTIATDFLSLLKSIKRVGNKLYFIPSSGFIGSPALLVDKIMISGT; from the coding sequence ATGTCTGAAAATTTAAATGATATCATTACCTATACCCTTAACCATTTAAAGAGCAGGGGTTTAGATGAATACGAAGTGTTTGGTACTGCCAGTCATGATAATGAAATAGAGGTTTACCAGCAGGATATAGAGTCCTTGTCAGTTTCAAAATCTAAGGGTATTGGCATCAGGGTGCTAAGGCATCAGTCCGTGGGTTATGCTTATACTTCCAATTTAAGCCCTGAACATATACTGGAGTGTATTAAAAGGGCAATAAGCAATGCCAAAGTGACCCATAAAGATAAATTTAATTACTTACCTGTCCGGAAAGACTATTTGTATCAACAAAAGCCTATTGATCTTGAGCTACTATATGATCCTTGTTTCTACGATTATTCCATTGAGGACAAAATAAAGGCAGCTAAAACTTTAGAAGCAATCACACAAGCAGAGGATAAAAGGATTATTGGTATAAGTAACAGTTCTTACCGGGACTCAGCAGTGGAGGTTGTTCTAGCCAACTCCAATGGTTTTTTGGATAGTTACAAAAAAAGCTGGTGTTATCTATATGTAAATGCCATATCACGGCAAGGTGATGACACCTCTACTGGAGATTATTTTAGTACTGGCAAGCATCTGGGGGAAATTAACCTGGAAGATATTGCCCGGCAAGCAGCAAAAAGATCTACCAGCCTTTTGGGAGGCAGGAAGATAAAATCAGTAAAAGCAGATATTTTACTGGATCCTTTGGTAGCAGCCCAATTTCTTAACCTGATAGCAGAGGCTTTGACTGCAGACTCAGTGCAAAAAGGAAAATCGTTGTTTAAAGATAAGATCGGTAAAAAATTATTTAGCTTGGATATTGATATATATGATGATGGAATTATGGCTTCTGGTTTGGCCAGTGCGCCTTTTGACGGAGAAGGGGTATTTAAGGGTAAAACCAAGGTATTTGATAAAGGCATATTAAAGACCTATCTTTACAATACTTATACCGCCAGAAAGGATAATACCAAGTCTACTGGTAATGCCAGTAGAAATTCCTACCGGTCTGTTCCATCCGTGGGAATAAATAATTTTTATCTAGAACCAAAAAAATTAAATTTTAGCCAGATATTATCTGAAACTGGAAGCGGTTTCTATGTCATGGACATAATAGGGCTTCATTCAGGGGCTAATGCCGTAACAGGAGATATTAGCGTGGGTGCCAAAGGCTTATGGTTAGAAGAGGGGAGCATGGCCTACCCGGTTAAGGAAGTAACCATTGCCACTGATTTCCTGAGTCTGTTAAAAAGTATAAAAAGGGTAGGCAATAAGCTATATTTTATACCATCGTCAGGGTTTATCGGCAGCCCTGCCTTATTAGTGGATAAAATAATGATTAGCGGAACCTAA
- a CDS encoding 2-phosphosulfolactate phosphatase, giving the protein MITVDVLFSNRTDPNTLSVRLEQSLAAVIDVIRATSTITVLLASGCESIIVAANKKQAFDLKKKNPGYILCGEEGGLAPKGFDYGNSPLELSKLDLEQKTVILKTTNGTVSLHLAQSCRAGYTLSLLNMAYAINKILDQLQNNGHDLLLICSGQEGRIAYDDVYTAGVAVKYILGYGGSFRFTDSAKMALSLALSEADMESALKKSSSAQALVNIGLEQDIAFCAQLDKYSLGGKLVYDSGLLKIGAI; this is encoded by the coding sequence ATGATAACAGTAGATGTACTATTTTCTAACCGTACAGACCCCAACACCCTATCAGTAAGGCTGGAGCAATCACTAGCTGCGGTAATAGATGTAATTAGGGCCACTTCTACTATAACTGTGTTGCTTGCTTCTGGCTGTGAAAGCATAATAGTGGCAGCTAACAAAAAACAGGCTTTTGATCTTAAGAAAAAGAATCCCGGGTATATTTTATGCGGTGAGGAGGGAGGGTTGGCCCCTAAAGGTTTTGATTACGGTAATTCCCCCCTGGAGCTTTCCAAACTAGATCTAGAACAAAAAACAGTTATACTAAAAACTACCAATGGCACTGTATCCCTGCATTTGGCCCAAAGCTGCAGGGCTGGTTACACCTTATCATTATTAAATATGGCCTATGCCATAAATAAGATATTGGATCAACTTCAAAATAATGGCCATGATTTATTGCTGATCTGTTCGGGCCAGGAAGGGCGTATTGCTTACGACGATGTTTATACTGCCGGAGTGGCAGTTAAATATATATTGGGTTATGGCGGCAGCTTTAGGTTTACAGATTCTGCCAAAATGGCTTTAAGTTTGGCCTTAAGTGAGGCTGATATGGAAAGTGCATTAAAAAAATCCAGCAGTGCCCAAGCATTGGTTAATATAGGACTGGAACAGGATATTGCTTTTTGTGCCCAGCTAGATAAGTATAGCTTGGGAGGAAAACTTGTTTATGATTCAGGACTGCTGAAAATAGGAGCTATTTAA
- a CDS encoding YtxH domain-containing protein: protein MSNQDNGHGNSVGIIISLFTGLFIGAVIGMLYAPKSGKELREDIREKSEEVKEKSKKSIDIAMNKTKDLIEQSSEKVSSFKHKSDEFLDRSREKVKKTADKVASKLDKVIKEGKQAAKKAEQEMS, encoded by the coding sequence ATGAGTAATCAGGATAATGGTCACGGCAATTCTGTTGGTATAATTATTTCATTATTTACCGGATTATTTATAGGAGCGGTTATAGGCATGCTGTATGCTCCAAAATCAGGCAAGGAATTAAGGGAAGATATCCGGGAGAAAAGTGAAGAGGTAAAAGAAAAAAGTAAGAAATCAATAGACATTGCCATGAATAAAACCAAAGACTTGATTGAGCAAAGCAGTGAAAAAGTTTCAAGTTTTAAACATAAGAGTGATGAATTTCTGGATAGAAGTAGGGAAAAGGTTAAAAAAACTGCAGATAAAGTAGCTTCTAAGCTGGATAAAGTAATCAAAGAAGGAAAACAGGCTGCTAAAAAAGCTGAACAGGAAATGTCATAA
- a CDS encoding adenosine kinase, translating into MIQKFDVVGIGNAIVDMVANIDDSYLELNLLNKGSMKLIDHSASAKICNSINIIGQDCGGSAANTVAGLASMGNKVAFIGKVNQDSYGYAFETSLKKIGVYFNTPKAKGSSPTAHCIVLVTPDAQRTMNTCLGVAGSLGPMDIDEEIIAASSIIYMEGYLWDKEEARQAIYKAMDIAVNNGGKTALSLSDSFCVSNHREEFRDLVEKKVNILFANEQEITSLFGTESFWLAVERCKELDLVCALTRAENGSVIVEKGKVFTVDSVKPSKLVDTTGAGDMYAAGFLHGYLKGYNLEQCGKAGSIAASEAISHFGARPRQSLAQLLSNITF; encoded by the coding sequence ATGATACAAAAATTTGATGTGGTGGGAATAGGTAATGCCATTGTGGATATGGTAGCCAATATTGATGACAGCTACCTGGAGTTAAACCTTTTAAATAAAGGCTCCATGAAACTCATTGACCACTCTGCTTCTGCTAAAATATGTAATTCTATTAATATTATTGGCCAGGACTGTGGAGGCTCTGCAGCTAATACCGTTGCTGGTCTGGCCAGTATGGGCAATAAGGTAGCTTTTATCGGGAAAGTTAACCAAGACAGCTACGGCTATGCTTTTGAAACCAGCCTTAAAAAAATAGGAGTTTATTTTAATACTCCAAAAGCAAAAGGCAGCTCTCCCACTGCTCATTGCATAGTGTTGGTAACTCCGGATGCCCAGCGTACTATGAATACCTGTTTGGGAGTTGCTGGTAGCCTGGGCCCTATGGATATAGATGAAGAAATAATAGCTGCAAGCTCTATCATATACATGGAGGGTTATCTTTGGGATAAGGAAGAAGCCAGGCAGGCTATCTATAAAGCTATGGATATAGCTGTAAACAATGGAGGGAAAACTGCTTTAAGCTTATCTGACTCTTTTTGTGTTTCCAACCATAGGGAAGAATTTAGGGACCTGGTAGAAAAAAAAGTAAATATACTTTTTGCCAATGAGCAGGAAATAACCTCCTTATTTGGAACAGAATCATTTTGGCTGGCGGTGGAAAGATGCAAAGAGTTAGACTTAGTTTGTGCTCTTACCAGAGCTGAAAATGGTTCAGTAATAGTAGAAAAAGGCAAGGTGTTTACCGTAGACAGCGTTAAACCTTCTAAATTGGTGGATACCACCGGGGCAGGGGATATGTATGCTGCGGGATTCCTGCATGGGTACTTAAAGGGGTATAATTTAGAGCAATGCGGTAAAGCTGGAAGTATAGCGGCCAGTGAGGCTATTAGCCATTTCGGGGCTAGACCCCGGCAATCATTGGCCCAATTATTGTCAAATATTACATTTTAA
- a CDS encoding Asd/ArgC dimerization domain-containing protein, translating to DSSGKDEVYIGRLREDESVPNGINLWAVGDQLRKGAALNAVQIAEALIEG from the coding sequence TGGACAGCTCAGGAAAAGACGAAGTGTATATAGGGAGGCTAAGGGAAGACGAATCTGTGCCTAATGGTATTAACCTATGGGCAGTAGGGGATCAGCTGAGAAAGGGCGCTGCGCTTAATGCAGTACAAATTGCTGAAGCCTTGATTGAAGGCTAA
- a CDS encoding S-methyl-5'-thioadenosine phosphorylase, with protein MENMQSAQVGVFGGSGFYSFLKDPVEIEVDTPYGQPSDKVVLGNVEGIKVAFMPRHGRQHNIPPHKINYRANLYVMKKLGVTQIFGPCAVGSLQPHIKPGQFVICNQFVDRTKGRIDTFYDGPKTIHVSAANPYCTRLGSIVYNKAQEMGLDCHAQGTVVVVQGPRFSTKAESKWFSNQGWEVINMTQYPEAYLARELEICYVNISLVTDYDAGLEDFPQIEPVSSDAIIEMFKQNNDKLRELLFKSIPLSVRDRNCICPTALKDAVVG; from the coding sequence ATGGAAAATATGCAGTCAGCCCAGGTGGGTGTATTTGGGGGATCAGGATTTTATTCCTTTCTAAAAGACCCAGTGGAAATTGAAGTAGATACCCCTTACGGCCAGCCTTCTGATAAAGTGGTATTGGGTAATGTTGAAGGAATAAAAGTGGCATTTATGCCCAGGCATGGGAGGCAGCACAATATTCCGCCTCATAAAATAAATTATAGGGCTAATTTATATGTAATGAAAAAATTAGGGGTGACACAGATATTCGGGCCTTGTGCTGTAGGAAGCCTCCAGCCCCATATCAAGCCTGGCCAGTTTGTTATATGTAATCAGTTTGTGGATAGAACCAAGGGGAGAATAGATACTTTTTATGATGGACCCAAGACTATACATGTTTCTGCGGCCAACCCATATTGTACCCGGTTGGGATCCATTGTTTATAATAAAGCTCAAGAAATGGGTTTAGACTGCCATGCCCAGGGGACGGTGGTGGTAGTACAGGGTCCAAGATTCAGCACTAAAGCTGAAAGTAAATGGTTTTCCAACCAGGGCTGGGAAGTCATTAATATGACCCAATATCCTGAAGCCTATTTAGCCCGGGAATTAGAAATTTGCTATGTAAACATATCATTGGTTACAGATTATGATGCCGGGCTTGAAGACTTTCCTCAAATAGAGCCGGTATCCAGCGACGCAATTATAGAAATGTTTAAACAGAATAATGATAAGTTAAGGGAGTTATTATTTAAATCCATACCCCTGTCGGTTAGGGATCGTAATTGTATTTGTCCAACTGCTTTGAAAGATGCAGTAGTCGGTTAA
- a CDS encoding diacylglycerol kinase family lipid kinase, which yields MRILWVYNTISGGISSKAIKKAEEALSANHHIVHIIKATEIGQAHLKLRHFLSDARNVESIDMVAALGGDGLINEAVNALAYTDIPMGIMPCGTTNAFAKEKEIPLSFKDAVEIFNDNNLQTIDLGCLNQDKYFIMMCSYGFDAKAISEISQMVKKRLKIFAYLFYGIKAFLLDNPVKISVKVQNEGKAYSGYYCIINNIKSYGNPMAKITPHASTYDGLLDVCIFKNPHKFSFIRNTAGIFTTRHINYKDVIYFQTSHSVSIGIEESQQEKPEYLRVQMDGDVFNQLPVEIQCARKALRIYLPGRQ from the coding sequence ATGAGAATTTTGTGGGTATATAACACAATTTCTGGTGGTATATCCTCTAAAGCCATAAAAAAGGCCGAGGAGGCATTAAGTGCAAACCATCATATAGTACATATAATTAAAGCTACAGAAATAGGTCAGGCCCATTTAAAATTAAGGCATTTTTTATCTGATGCCCGCAATGTTGAATCCATAGATATGGTAGCTGCCTTAGGCGGTGACGGGTTAATAAATGAGGCTGTAAATGCATTGGCCTATACTGATATTCCTATGGGGATAATGCCCTGTGGCACCACTAATGCTTTTGCCAAAGAAAAAGAAATACCCCTTTCTTTTAAGGATGCAGTAGAAATTTTTAATGACAATAACCTGCAGACTATTGATTTGGGTTGCCTAAACCAGGATAAATATTTTATTATGATGTGCTCTTACGGATTTGATGCTAAGGCTATTTCTGAAATCAGCCAGATGGTAAAAAAAAGGTTAAAAATATTTGCTTACCTATTTTACGGAATAAAGGCATTTTTGCTAGATAATCCCGTTAAGATTTCAGTTAAGGTTCAAAATGAAGGTAAGGCTTACAGCGGGTATTATTGCATAATTAATAATATAAAATCCTATGGTAATCCTATGGCTAAAATTACTCCCCATGCTTCTACCTATGACGGTCTTTTAGATGTCTGTATATTTAAAAATCCTCATAAATTCAGCTTTATAAGAAATACTGCTGGTATTTTTACTACCAGGCACATAAATTACAAAGATGTCATATACTTCCAGACCAGCCATTCGGTTAGTATAGGGATAGAGGAAAGTCAGCAGGAAAAACCAGAATATTTAAGGGTTCAGATGGATGGAGATGTCTTTAACCAGCTGCCGGTAGAAATCCAATGTGCCCGGAAAGCATTGAGAATTTATTTACCGGGGAGACAATAA
- a CDS encoding phosphoribosylaminoimidazolesuccinocarboxamide synthase codes for MKLVGDVEIEGIEKIKSGKVREMFSLNDHIMIVTTDRISAFDYILPTLIPFKGVLLNQISIFWFDYLKRIIENHLLETDINNFPKKLRKNKDMLNGRSVLVKRAKIYPIECVVRGYITGSGWEEYQQTNAIGDLKLPRNLKNCSKLPEPIFTPTTKEVSGHDVSITINKAKRIFGAKVVEYLKEKSIELYIKAADYALKKGIIIADTKFEFGVVDNKTILVDEVLTPDSSRFWPMDEYQEGRQQNSFDKQYVRDYLLSTDWDRNSPPPELPQEIVEKTSQRYITAYEKLAGKKFDWK; via the coding sequence ATGAAATTAGTGGGAGATGTTGAAATTGAAGGAATTGAAAAAATAAAGAGTGGTAAAGTAAGGGAGATGTTTTCCTTAAATGATCATATAATGATAGTAACTACAGACCGTATATCAGCTTTTGATTATATATTGCCCACTTTAATACCTTTTAAAGGAGTATTATTAAACCAGATATCCATTTTTTGGTTCGACTATTTAAAAAGGATTATAGAAAATCACCTTTTGGAAACTGATATAAATAATTTTCCTAAAAAGTTAAGAAAAAACAAGGATATGTTAAATGGAAGATCGGTTTTAGTAAAAAGGGCTAAAATATATCCCATAGAATGTGTGGTCAGGGGATATATTACAGGTTCTGGTTGGGAAGAATACCAGCAAACTAATGCTATAGGTGATTTAAAATTGCCCAGAAACCTAAAAAACTGCAGTAAGCTGCCTGAACCCATATTTACTCCTACCACCAAGGAAGTATCAGGGCATGATGTTTCTATTACCATCAATAAAGCTAAGAGAATCTTTGGAGCCAAAGTAGTAGAGTATTTAAAAGAAAAAAGCATAGAGTTATACATTAAGGCTGCTGATTATGCCCTTAAGAAAGGTATAATCATTGCTGATACCAAATTTGAATTTGGTGTAGTAGATAATAAAACTATACTGGTCGATGAAGTACTTACTCCAGACTCTTCTAGGTTTTGGCCTATGGACGAATACCAGGAAGGAAGACAGCAAAACAGCTTTGACAAACAGTATGTTAGGGATTATCTGCTTTCTACGGATTGGGACCGAAATTCCCCGCCTCCTGAACTGCCGCAGGAAATAGTGGAAAAAACTTCTCAAAGGTATATAACTGCTTATGAAAAACTGGCTGGAAAGAAGTTTGACTGGAAATGA
- a CDS encoding TldD/PmbA family protein, with amino-acid sequence MIEKELIRKVLSAMLSGGGNFAEVYLQKSKNNTLKLEDSKIENAVSGFDLGCGLRVWKDNRTFYGYVNSIEPKLLLQSARELGRAAGLGKNPYPLQLSPKQFEPLEILDNFSLPGNNRKKNILLEVDEACRKYSKNIVQVSSYIADGQQETYIANSQGVFSQFFLQKVILSVNAIARKGKEVRTGHKSFAKTLGYEMFDLKKPKEIAEESAAIAINMLEARNAPTGQMPVVIGPAFGGVIFHEACGHGLEADAIVKDASVFKDMIGKKIASELITAIDDPALKGHWGSYSFDDEGYPAEETVLIKDGYLESYMNDLRSSDKLGGEPTGNGRRQSYRYMPYPRMSNTYIANGKSSSTEILSSVKKGIYAKEFAGGQVDPATGDFVFGISEGYMLENGEITYPIKGATLIGNGPQILKEIEMVGNDLDFAPGFCGKNGQSLANEVGQPTIKVSSITVGGTGN; translated from the coding sequence ATGATTGAAAAAGAATTAATCCGCAAAGTTTTGTCTGCTATGCTAAGCGGTGGTGGGAATTTTGCTGAAGTTTATTTACAGAAAAGTAAAAATAATACCTTAAAGCTGGAAGACAGTAAAATTGAAAATGCTGTCAGCGGATTTGATTTGGGTTGCGGTTTAAGGGTATGGAAAGATAACCGCACTTTTTATGGATATGTTAATTCTATTGAACCAAAGCTGTTATTGCAATCTGCCAGGGAACTGGGGAGGGCTGCTGGTCTAGGAAAAAACCCTTACCCATTGCAATTATCCCCTAAACAATTTGAACCATTAGAGATTTTGGATAATTTTTCTTTACCTGGTAATAACCGTAAAAAAAATATTTTATTAGAGGTAGATGAAGCCTGCAGGAAATATAGTAAGAATATAGTACAGGTCAGCTCATATATTGCAGATGGGCAACAGGAAACATATATAGCCAATTCACAGGGTGTGTTCTCCCAGTTTTTTTTACAGAAAGTCATTCTTTCTGTAAATGCTATAGCCAGAAAAGGAAAAGAGGTTAGGACAGGGCATAAATCCTTTGCTAAAACCTTGGGTTATGAAATGTTTGACCTTAAAAAACCAAAAGAGATAGCTGAAGAGTCAGCAGCTATTGCCATAAATATGCTGGAAGCAAGGAATGCGCCTACAGGGCAAATGCCGGTAGTAATTGGGCCTGCATTTGGAGGAGTAATTTTTCATGAAGCTTGCGGCCATGGTCTGGAAGCGGATGCTATTGTAAAAGATGCTTCCGTATTTAAAGATATGATTGGCAAAAAAATAGCTTCAGAATTAATCACTGCAATAGATGATCCTGCATTGAAAGGCCATTGGGGATCGTATAGCTTTGATGACGAAGGATATCCTGCTGAAGAGACAGTACTGATAAAGGACGGCTATCTGGAAAGTTATATGAACGATTTAAGAAGCTCTGATAAGTTGGGCGGCGAGCCTACCGGTAACGGAAGAAGGCAATCTTACCGTTATATGCCTTACCCCCGAATGAGTAATACCTATATTGCTAATGGTAAATCAAGCTCTACTGAGATACTGTCCTCAGTAAAGAAAGGTATTTATGCCAAAGAGTTTGCTGGAGGACAGGTAGATCCCGCTACTGGAGATTTCGTGTTTGGCATCAGCGAGGGCTATATGCTGGAAAATGGTGAAATAACCTATCCTATAAAAGGGGCTACTCTTATTGGTAATGGTCCCCAAATACTTAAGGAAATTGAAATGGTGGGCAATGATTTGGATTTTGCTCCCGGTTTTTGTGGAAAGAATGGCCAATCACTGGCAAATGAAGTAGGTCAGCCTACCATAAAGGTAAGCAGCATTACAGTGGGAGGCACCGGAAATTAA
- a CDS encoding glycerate kinase produces the protein MKIVVACDKYKGSLSAVEVCNIIKSAIVDADKRMEVAIKPMADGGEGTVETMVESLGGKMVAVPVRGPLGKEVMAQYGIIGDGTAVIEMSSASGIALMEKSSLNPMETTTYGTGQLIDNALQKGCSRIIIGIGGSATNDGGMGMAQALGVKFYSRKGQQLGFGGKQLIQIERIDMSGLNPKIRETVIEVACDVDNPLTGPQGAAYIYAPQKGATPEMVKELDQGLKKMARAVKKDIGMDIDQVKGAGAAGGLGAGLAAFLGAILKPGTDIIMEAIGLRQSLEGASLVITGEGAMDRQTFFGKSAYGVARTAREAGVPVITINGSVLTSRKEVESGKASLFDGNFSIINRPMDLAQAIKDSRELVYDAATELIEFFLSIYNYKKNST, from the coding sequence ATGAAAATAGTAGTAGCTTGTGATAAATACAAAGGTAGCCTTTCAGCGGTTGAAGTATGCAATATTATAAAATCGGCCATAGTGGATGCCGATAAACGAATGGAAGTGGCAATAAAACCCATGGCAGATGGGGGAGAAGGCACAGTGGAAACCATGGTGGAAAGCCTGGGAGGTAAAATGGTGGCAGTGCCAGTAAGGGGACCCTTGGGTAAGGAGGTAATGGCCCAGTATGGGATTATTGGAGATGGCACTGCGGTAATTGAGATGTCTTCTGCTTCAGGCATAGCGTTGATGGAAAAAAGCAGCCTTAACCCTATGGAAACTACTACATATGGAACTGGCCAGCTGATAGATAATGCGCTGCAAAAAGGCTGCAGTCGAATAATTATTGGAATAGGGGGCAGCGCCACTAATGATGGCGGAATGGGTATGGCACAGGCATTAGGGGTAAAATTTTATTCCAGGAAAGGCCAACAGCTTGGTTTTGGTGGAAAACAGCTTATCCAAATTGAACGAATTGATATGTCAGGCTTAAATCCCAAAATAAGGGAAACAGTAATTGAAGTGGCTTGTGATGTTGATAACCCGCTGACGGGGCCGCAAGGAGCCGCCTATATTTACGCTCCCCAAAAAGGAGCTACTCCTGAAATGGTAAAGGAGCTGGACCAGGGTTTAAAAAAAATGGCCAGGGCAGTTAAAAAGGATATAGGCATGGATATCGACCAGGTGAAGGGAGCAGGAGCTGCCGGAGGCCTGGGAGCGGGATTAGCAGCATTTTTAGGTGCTATTCTCAAACCGGGTACAGATATTATCATGGAAGCTATTGGTTTAAGGCAGTCCCTGGAGGGGGCTAGCCTGGTTATAACCGGGGAAGGAGCTATGGATAGGCAGACTTTTTTTGGAAAAAGCGCTTATGGAGTAGCCAGGACTGCAAGAGAGGCGGGAGTGCCGGTAATCACTATCAATGGTTCTGTTTTAACCTCTAGAAAAGAGGTAGAATCTGGGAAGGCCAGCTTGTTTGATGGAAATTTTTCTATAATAAACAGGCCTATGGACCTGGCACAAGCCATAAAGGATAGCAGGGAACTGGTTTATGATGCTGCGACCGAACTGATAGAGTTTTTTTTAAGTATTTATAATTATAAAAAAAATTCAACTTAA
- a CDS encoding secondary thiamine-phosphate synthase enzyme YjbQ → MLHTLSIKTSSRVELIDITYQIKKIVQDNNFVEGLACLFVPHTTAALTINEAADPSVKTDIITKLNKMIPAREGYSHLEGNSDAHIKSSFFGPQLTIIVEDSNLVLGTWQGIYFTEFDGPRHRKLFLKMIEG, encoded by the coding sequence ATGCTGCATACTTTATCTATAAAAACTTCCAGCCGGGTTGAACTAATAGATATAACTTACCAGATTAAGAAAATAGTTCAAGATAATAATTTTGTTGAAGGCCTGGCCTGTTTATTTGTACCCCATACTACCGCAGCACTGACTATAAATGAAGCTGCAGACCCTTCAGTTAAAACCGATATTATTACTAAATTAAATAAAATGATTCCAGCCAGAGAAGGATACAGCCACCTGGAGGGAAATTCAGATGCCCATATAAAAAGCAGTTTTTTTGGGCCACAATTAACTATAATAGTAGAAGACTCTAATTTGGTATTGGGGACATGGCAGGGAATATATTTTACAGAATTTGATGGTCCCCGGCATAGAAAATTATTCCTTAAAATGATAGAAGGTTAG
- a CDS encoding replication-associated recombination protein A: protein MTLFDQQKTEKASSEANHPLAERMRPASLAGFIGQPHLVGEGKVIREMLEQDKISSIIFWGPPGSGKTTLARIMANTTHCRFVSFSAVTSGIKQIKEVMDRAQYYLDQEGQRTILFIDEIHRFNKAQQDAFLPFIENGTIIMVGATTENPSFEINSALLSRCKVFVLNKLEPEEIIVLLKRALEDKEKGYGKYQVELEEQTLKHISDYADGDIRIAYNILELAFNSAHKGGQKVIIDRKLIENIIQSKSLLYDKNGEEHFNLISAVHKSLRGSDADAAIYWITRMLESGEDPLYIIRRLVRFAAEDIGLADTNALTVALAAKQSFEFIGPPEGYLAIIEAAGYLALAPKSNAVYKAYGQAKKDVNAHQALPVPLHIRNAPTKLMKDLGYGQGYKYAHDYQHGIVGQEHLPQKLKGKRYYYPTDRGFEKILKKRVEYIQKIKEKG, encoded by the coding sequence ATGACACTTTTTGACCAACAAAAAACAGAAAAGGCATCTAGTGAAGCTAATCATCCCTTGGCAGAAAGGATGAGGCCAGCTTCCCTGGCCGGTTTCATAGGCCAACCGCACCTGGTTGGCGAAGGTAAAGTTATAAGGGAGATGCTGGAACAGGATAAAATCAGCTCCATTATTTTCTGGGGGCCTCCAGGTTCAGGGAAGACTACCCTGGCCAGGATCATGGCTAATACCACCCATTGCAGGTTTGTATCATTTTCTGCTGTAACTTCCGGAATAAAACAGATTAAGGAAGTAATGGACCGGGCCCAGTATTACCTGGACCAAGAAGGGCAAAGGACCATTCTATTCATTGATGAAATACACCGTTTCAATAAAGCGCAGCAGGATGCTTTCCTTCCTTTTATAGAAAATGGCACCATTATAATGGTAGGTGCCACTACAGAGAACCCCTCCTTTGAGATAAATTCAGCATTGCTATCCCGCTGTAAGGTATTTGTGTTAAATAAATTGGAACCAGAAGAAATAATAGTGCTACTTAAAAGAGCCTTGGAAGATAAGGAAAAGGGGTACGGCAAATACCAGGTAGAGCTAGAAGAGCAAACCCTAAAGCATATTAGCGATTATGCCGATGGAGACATACGTATTGCCTATAATATTTTGGAATTAGCTTTTAATTCTGCCCATAAAGGAGGTCAAAAGGTTATTATTGACCGGAAGTTGATTGAAAATATAATCCAATCCAAATCACTGCTGTATGACAAAAATGGTGAAGAGCATTTTAATCTAATATCTGCAGTCCATAAAAGCCTGAGAGGCAGCGATGCTGATGCAGCTATATACTGGATAACTAGAATGCTGGAATCAGGTGAAGATCCCCTTTATATTATCAGGAGGCTGGTAAGGTTTGCCGCTGAAGATATTGGCCTGGCTGACACCAATGCCCTTACTGTAGCCCTAGCTGCTAAACAGAGCTTTGAATTTATCGGTCCGCCCGAAGGCTACCTTGCTATCATTGAAGCAGCTGGCTACCTGGCCTTGGCTCCCAAAAGCAATGCTGTATATAAAGCTTATGGGCAGGCCAAAAAAGATGTTAATGCCCACCAGGCATTGCCGGTTCCACTGCATATTAGAAATGCGCCTACTAAACTGATGAAAGATCTAGGTTATGGGCAAGGTTACAAATATGCCCATGATTACCAGCACGGAATCGTAGGTCAAGAACATCTCCCCCAAAAACTGAAAGGCAAAAGATACTATTACCCCACAGACAGGGGTTTTGAAAAAATCCTGAAAAAAAGGGTGGAATATATTCAAAAAATAAAGGAAAAGGGTTAG